In one Agathobacter rectalis ATCC 33656 genomic region, the following are encoded:
- a CDS encoding ATP-dependent Clp protease ATP-binding subunit, whose protein sequence is MTGGYDLKPYTSKAKKAIDLAARISKKMNYSYVGTEHILAGLIKEGTGVAAEVLTACNVEYDKLISMIEDLISPGDNIEVMDRDGYSPRTQRVLERASEEADRFECNEIGTEHLLMAIVLQGDCAAARLLNTMGVNSQKMFIDILGAMGEDPSAYRDLMKSYSTSYNSATPVLDQYSRDLTDMAEAGLLDPVIGRKKEMERVIQILCRRGKNNPCLIGEPGVGKTAIVEGLAQDIVSGNVPDILLGKRLVSLDMSGLVAKSKYRGEFEERIKKVISEVSNAKNVLLFIDELHTIIGAGGAEGSLDASNILKPALARGEVQVIGATTIEEYRKYVEKDAALERRFQPVMVEEPGADETIEILTGLKGIYEKHHGVIITDEGVKAAVNLSARYINDRFLPDKAIDLMDEAAARIRLKNLTSSDELLALKKEITDKQNQVENALSNGDLAAAGALMSEKEVLENKQQKLMRKNRRTGAKNQPVVGENEIADVVSGWTKIPVNKLTESEAGRLAKLEQILHKRVIGQEEAVSAVAKAVRRGRVGLKDPKKPIGSFLFLGPTGVGKTEVSKALAEAVFGKEDAMIRVDMSEYMEKHSVSKMIGSPPGYVGHEEGGQLSEKVRRNPFSVILFDEIEKAHPDVFNILLQVLDDGRITDSQGRTVDFKNTIIIMTSNAGASSIIEPKRLGFGAGEDEKQDHERMKNSVMEEVRRIFKPEFLNRIDETIVFRALNKDDMKHIVTLLVKELKKRCKEQLDIELTVRDSAKSFIVDKAYDRKYGARPLKRKLQEEIEDRMSEDIITGKIKRGNKVIISTKNKQISLTVE, encoded by the coding sequence ATGACTGGAGGATATGACTTGAAACCATATACAAGTAAGGCTAAAAAAGCAATAGATTTGGCTGCACGTATATCAAAGAAAATGAATTACAGCTATGTTGGAACAGAGCACATACTGGCTGGCCTTATAAAAGAGGGCACCGGTGTGGCAGCTGAGGTTCTAACAGCCTGCAATGTGGAATATGATAAGCTTATTTCGATGATTGAAGACCTGATTTCACCGGGGGATAACATCGAAGTGATGGACAGGGATGGCTATTCACCAAGGACACAGAGAGTATTGGAGCGTGCATCGGAGGAAGCCGATAGATTTGAGTGCAATGAGATAGGGACAGAACACTTGCTAATGGCTATAGTACTGCAGGGAGACTGTGCAGCTGCAAGACTTTTAAACACCATGGGTGTTAACAGTCAGAAGATGTTTATAGATATTCTTGGTGCGATGGGTGAGGATCCGTCTGCATACAGGGATCTGATGAAAAGCTACAGTACATCATACAATTCTGCGACTCCTGTATTAGATCAGTATTCCAGAGATTTGACAGATATGGCAGAGGCAGGGCTTCTTGACCCTGTTATAGGCAGAAAAAAGGAGATGGAGCGCGTTATCCAGATACTTTGCCGCCGTGGCAAAAACAATCCATGTCTGATTGGAGAGCCGGGAGTGGGCAAGACCGCTATAGTAGAAGGACTTGCGCAGGATATAGTCAGTGGCAATGTTCCGGATATTCTTTTGGGAAAGAGACTGGTTTCCCTTGATATGTCCGGGCTTGTAGCCAAATCAAAGTATCGTGGTGAGTTTGAGGAGCGTATCAAGAAGGTGATAAGCGAGGTTTCAAATGCCAAAAATGTACTGCTTTTCATTGATGAGCTTCACACTATAATAGGTGCAGGAGGAGCAGAAGGTTCGTTAGATGCATCTAACATATTAAAGCCTGCGCTTGCCAGAGGCGAGGTACAGGTAATCGGCGCCACTACCATAGAAGAGTATCGCAAATACGTGGAAAAGGATGCTGCGCTTGAGCGCCGTTTCCAGCCGGTGATGGTTGAGGAGCCGGGTGCGGATGAGACAATAGAGATACTCACAGGATTAAAGGGAATCTATGAAAAGCATCATGGTGTCATCATAACAGATGAGGGTGTGAAAGCAGCAGTAAACCTTTCTGCACGATATATAAATGACAGATTTTTACCTGATAAGGCGATAGACCTGATGGATGAAGCGGCAGCCAGGATAAGGCTTAAGAATCTGACATCATCTGACGAGTTGCTTGCTCTGAAAAAAGAGATAACAGATAAGCAGAACCAGGTGGAAAATGCTTTATCGAATGGAGATCTCGCAGCTGCCGGCGCGCTTATGTCAGAAAAGGAAGTACTTGAAAATAAACAGCAGAAGCTTATGAGAAAGAACCGTCGCACAGGAGCCAAAAACCAGCCTGTAGTCGGCGAAAATGAGATAGCGGATGTAGTATCGGGATGGACCAAAATACCTGTAAATAAGCTTACAGAGTCAGAGGCAGGACGACTTGCAAAGCTTGAACAGATACTTCACAAGCGTGTAATAGGACAGGAGGAGGCTGTTTCTGCTGTCGCAAAGGCAGTCAGACGAGGCCGTGTTGGTTTAAAGGATCCTAAGAAGCCGATTGGCTCATTCCTGTTTTTGGGACCGACAGGAGTAGGTAAGACGGAGGTGTCAAAGGCGCTTGCTGAGGCTGTCTTTGGCAAAGAAGATGCCATGATACGTGTTGACATGTCAGAGTACATGGAAAAGCATAGTGTTTCAAAGATGATTGGTTCACCACCGGGATATGTGGGCCATGAGGAGGGTGGACAGCTCTCAGAGAAGGTCAGACGCAATCCTTTTTCTGTTATACTGTTTGATGAGATAGAAAAAGCACATCCTGATGTGTTCAATATACTTTTACAGGTGCTTGATGATGGTAGAATCACTGATTCACAGGGGCGCACGGTTGATTTCAAGAATACAATAATCATCATGACATCAAATGCAGGAGCTTCTTCTATTATAGAACCAAAGCGCCTTGGCTTTGGCGCTGGTGAGGATGAAAAGCAGGATCACGAGCGTATGAAGAACAGTGTCATGGAGGAGGTACGCCGTATATTTAAACCTGAGTTTTTGAACCGAATCGACGAGACTATTGTATTTAGAGCTCTCAACAAGGATGACATGAAGCATATAGTGACACTTCTTGTAAAGGAGCTTAAGAAACGCTGTAAAGAACAGCTTGATATAGAGCTCACAGTGCGCGACAGTGCAAAATCCTTTATCGTGGACAAAGCCTATGACAGAAAATATGGCGCAAGACCTCTTAAACGAAAACTTCAGGAGGAGATTGAAGACCGTATGTCAGAGGATATTATTACCGGCAAAATTAAGCGCGGCAATAAGGTAATAATTTCTACGAAAAACAAACAAATTTCATTGACTGTTGAGTAG
- a CDS encoding cadherin-like beta sandwich domain-containing protein — protein sequence MKKLFGCILSLVMAVMLVFAPAEHVYAQGLGLSVSSSSVAVGKTVKVTVSMPSGYFGTVVISSSDEGVLSNGGDGVANIGDAAGYPTSQSFSFTAKGAGSCTIKAYCTVVGDAEGNDAGGTITGASTKVTVTSASSNNDSNSNKDNSGSNTGNDSDANKDNENKEEKKSSNASLGSLVISAGTLSPEFSAATKDYTATVDYSCSSLAVTANPADSKASVTSVTGNDSLEVGENTVSVVVTAEDGSTSTYNIVVTRRAEDDPENADKQDNWKKFNINGTEWTMVNDIPEDVVPEGFEHSKTVIDGLEYNTLHGTFGDITLVYLQSESGNGLFVYDAAQNAAYEYVRINSESHFIVVLLPKVDDVPEGYNEVSLSIEGKGVATAYQTKAEKKDDQTKDFYLVYAMNDNGESGWYTYDSVDGTYMRTELSTPTVAQEENDTTKSELVPGIANKYLVLAAILVLIIIILLLLLIVSAVKNRKYKAMDYHDDDDDVDDAAEDVSNEALEETTDETADEIADEPEEEVTEESLDEVEEEAAEESVDEAAEETADEAVEEPADEVAEETAEGAADEQKMATDENISNASYVGRTVEITPDSKKAVENENSEFDLKDDSRQENVSDTENDADEDALKNQLQRALDGFVNEGNKPSETIDSSAKDDNEDDSEDDDLQFIDLN from the coding sequence ATGAAGAAATTATTTGGATGTATATTATCACTTGTTATGGCGGTGATGCTTGTTTTCGCACCTGCCGAGCATGTATATGCGCAGGGACTTGGATTAAGTGTCAGCTCAAGCTCTGTAGCTGTTGGAAAAACAGTCAAGGTGACGGTTTCTATGCCGTCAGGATATTTTGGTACAGTAGTTATCTCAAGCTCTGACGAGGGAGTGCTGAGTAACGGAGGCGATGGTGTGGCAAATATTGGTGACGCTGCCGGATATCCTACATCGCAGTCATTTTCATTTACAGCGAAGGGCGCAGGAAGCTGCACTATAAAGGCGTATTGTACAGTGGTAGGAGATGCAGAGGGTAACGATGCCGGAGGCACAATCACAGGTGCCAGCACGAAGGTGACCGTAACAAGTGCTTCATCAAACAACGATTCAAACAGCAACAAGGACAATTCGGGCAGCAATACAGGAAATGACAGCGATGCAAATAAAGATAATGAAAACAAAGAGGAAAAGAAATCCTCAAACGCATCTCTTGGCTCACTTGTTATTTCAGCAGGTACACTTTCACCTGAGTTTTCTGCTGCGACAAAGGATTACACAGCTACAGTAGATTACAGCTGTTCAAGCCTTGCGGTTACAGCAAATCCGGCTGATTCCAAGGCGAGTGTGACATCTGTCACAGGCAATGATTCACTTGAGGTTGGAGAGAATACAGTAAGCGTTGTTGTGACAGCAGAGGACGGCAGTACAAGCACATACAATATAGTAGTTACCAGAAGAGCCGAGGATGATCCGGAGAATGCGGATAAGCAGGATAACTGGAAGAAGTTCAATATAAATGGAACAGAGTGGACTATGGTAAATGACATTCCTGAGGATGTTGTTCCTGAAGGCTTTGAGCACTCAAAGACAGTGATTGACGGTCTTGAATACAATACCCTTCATGGTACCTTTGGTGATATCACACTTGTGTATTTACAGTCAGAAAGCGGCAATGGGCTTTTTGTATATGATGCTGCCCAGAATGCAGCGTATGAGTATGTCCGTATCAATTCCGAGTCACATTTTATCGTAGTTTTACTGCCTAAGGTGGATGATGTGCCTGAAGGATATAATGAGGTCTCGCTCTCCATAGAGGGCAAGGGTGTGGCAACAGCATACCAGACTAAAGCCGAAAAAAAAGATGATCAGACGAAGGATTTTTACCTCGTATACGCCATGAATGACAATGGTGAGAGTGGCTGGTACACATATGATAGCGTAGATGGCACATATATGAGAACCGAGCTCAGTACACCTACAGTGGCACAGGAGGAAAACGATACAACAAAGAGCGAGCTTGTCCCGGGAATTGCCAATAAATATCTTGTTTTAGCTGCAATACTGGTTCTTATTATCATTATTCTGTTACTGTTGCTTATTGTATCAGCTGTGAAAAACAGAAAATATAAGGCAATGGACTATCATGATGACGATGATGATGTAGATGATGCAGCAGAAGATGTATCAAATGAAGCTTTGGAAGAAACAACTGATGAAACTGCGGACGAGATAGCAGATGAGCCGGAAGAAGAGGTTACAGAAGAGTCGTTAGATGAAGTGGAAGAAGAAGCTGCAGAAGAGTCGGTGGATGAAGCTGCAGAAGAAACAGCAGATGAAGCTGTAGAAGAGCCGGCAGATGAAGTCGCAGAAGAAACAGCGGAAGGTGCTGCAGATGAGCAAAAGATGGCTACGGATGAAAATATATCAAATGCATCCTATGTCGGAAGAACCGTAGAAATTACACCTGATTCTAAGAAAGCTGTTGAGAATGAAAACTCTGAGTTTGATTTAAAAGACGATTCAAGGCAGGAAAACGTTTCTGACACAGAAAACGATGCTGATGAGGATGCTTTAAAGAATCAGCTTCAAAGGGCACTTGATGGATTTGTCAATGAGGGAAATAAGCCGTCTGAGACTATAGACAGCAGTGCAAAGGATGACAATGAGGATGACAGCGAGGATGATGATTTGCAGTTCATCGACTTAAATTAG
- a CDS encoding dockerin type I domain-containing protein: protein MIKINKFLAASVVTLSLAACDLAPYSSIAVYADQAAKVVCDERYWVAARSGPGTEYELEHKLSNGKDIIILEQTTGADGKVWYKAKYNLAANNEECVSYIRSDFVSAGTGTAASDNAQTGDASADTGNADAIQQNNEEQLALATASGAYATGTITGGNVYVRNAAGTSGTTKVVSLNWNHQVDIIGETRVNGVVWYNVKGTLNGKAFTGWTISTYIKVTYNNSGDNTDFVTAMKNAGFPDSYIPNLTALHNKYPSWTFEAVNTGLNWDTVIENESVNGLNLVSKSADNAKKSTAAGAYNWSTNTWVEYEPGWVSASSAYIAYLMDPRNFLDETNIFQFQSLAYSPNEALEGVKSIVKGTFMEGTKTYSNNGEKINYASTFMDVAKSSGVSAYHIASRIKQEQGQKGTSPLISGTYSGYEGYYNYFNFSATGNTKDKIYKNGLAFAKKQGWNTRAKSISGGAVKVGSNYINKGQNTLYFEKFNVVNTSSLYFHQYMGNATAALTEGQSLAKGYSDRNQAFVFKIPVYNNMPSSAVGFDKAGDTNNYLQSLAISGVTLTPAFNGATTSYSAVVSNAISSVTVSADAVSGNSGVSGTGSYSLAVGNNTIKVKCKSQSGDTRTYTININRQAASANNAGDNNNQNNNNQNNTDVNITSGKYSIGTYITGIEPGTGAADFVKNIAVSASGTVKLLTSSGSENSGKIATGNKVAVYDASGNLKKTYDIVIYGDINGDGAVNALDMIKLNRHILGKGTLTGAYLEAADANRKRDGGNALDMIIMNRHILGKSKISQN, encoded by the coding sequence ATGATAAAGATAAATAAATTTCTGGCAGCCTCTGTCGTAACATTGTCATTAGCCGCATGTGACCTGGCACCATACAGCAGCATAGCAGTTTATGCGGATCAGGCGGCTAAGGTTGTGTGTGATGAGAGATACTGGGTAGCGGCGAGAAGCGGACCGGGCACAGAGTATGAGCTGGAGCACAAGCTTTCAAACGGTAAGGATATTATTATTCTTGAGCAGACCACAGGTGCAGACGGCAAGGTGTGGTACAAGGCAAAGTACAATCTGGCAGCAAATAACGAGGAGTGTGTAAGCTATATCAGGTCTGATTTTGTATCAGCAGGTACCGGCACAGCTGCATCAGACAATGCGCAGACAGGGGATGCTTCAGCAGACACCGGCAATGCGGATGCCATACAGCAGAATAATGAGGAACAGCTTGCCCTTGCAACCGCATCGGGAGCATATGCTACAGGTACGATTACAGGTGGCAATGTGTATGTCCGCAATGCAGCAGGCACATCTGGCACTACCAAGGTTGTCTCACTCAACTGGAACCATCAGGTTGACATAATTGGAGAGACCAGGGTAAACGGTGTGGTCTGGTATAATGTCAAGGGTACTTTAAACGGCAAGGCATTTACGGGCTGGACTATCAGTACATACATAAAGGTGACATACAATAATAGTGGAGACAATACTGATTTTGTCACGGCTATGAAGAATGCAGGCTTTCCAGACAGCTATATTCCAAACCTTACAGCTCTTCACAATAAGTATCCAAGCTGGACATTTGAGGCTGTAAATACAGGTTTGAATTGGGATACGGTGATTGAAAATGAAAGTGTAAACGGACTTAATCTGGTATCCAAATCAGCAGACAATGCCAAGAAATCCACAGCTGCCGGAGCATATAACTGGTCAACAAATACGTGGGTTGAGTATGAGCCGGGCTGGGTGTCAGCAAGCAGTGCTTATATTGCTTATCTCATGGATCCAAGGAACTTCCTTGATGAGACCAATATTTTTCAGTTTCAGAGTCTGGCATACAGTCCGAATGAGGCACTTGAAGGTGTCAAGTCCATAGTAAAAGGCACATTTATGGAGGGAACAAAGACCTATTCCAACAATGGTGAGAAAATCAATTATGCAAGCACGTTCATGGATGTGGCAAAGAGCAGTGGAGTAAGTGCATACCATATAGCATCGCGTATAAAGCAGGAGCAGGGACAAAAGGGAACGAGCCCTCTTATTTCGGGTACATATTCCGGATATGAAGGATATTATAATTATTTTAATTTTAGTGCAACCGGAAACACGAAGGATAAGATTTATAAAAATGGTCTGGCTTTTGCCAAGAAGCAGGGCTGGAATACAAGAGCAAAGTCCATAAGCGGCGGAGCTGTAAAGGTGGGCAGCAATTATATAAATAAGGGTCAAAATACACTGTATTTTGAGAAGTTTAATGTAGTAAATACAAGCTCGCTGTATTTCCATCAGTACATGGGCAATGCCACAGCGGCTCTTACTGAGGGACAGAGTCTGGCTAAAGGATATTCAGACAGGAATCAGGCTTTTGTATTTAAAATACCTGTATACAACAATATGCCATCGTCAGCAGTGGGCTTCGATAAAGCTGGCGATACCAATAACTATCTGCAGTCGCTTGCGATAAGTGGTGTAACACTCACACCGGCCTTCAATGGAGCGACAACAAGCTATTCAGCAGTTGTTTCAAATGCCATAAGCTCAGTGACTGTTTCGGCAGATGCAGTTTCAGGAAACAGTGGTGTTTCAGGCACAGGAAGCTATTCGCTTGCTGTCGGAAATAATACAATTAAGGTAAAATGCAAGTCGCAAAGCGGTGATACAAGAACATACACTATCAATATAAACAGGCAGGCGGCATCTGCAAATAATGCAGGTGACAATAATAATCAGAACAATAATAACCAAAATAATACAGATGTAAACATAACATCAGGTAAATACAGTATAGGTACTTATATTACAGGCATTGAGCCTGGAACCGGTGCAGCTGATTTTGTGAAGAATATAGCAGTATCAGCATCAGGTACTGTAAAGCTTTTGACAAGCTCAGGCTCAGAAAACAGCGGAAAGATTGCAACAGGCAATAAAGTGGCTGTTTATGATGCTTCAGGTAATCTGAAAAAGACATACGATATTGTTATATATGGAGATATCAATGGTGATGGTGCTGTAAATGCTCTTGATATGATTAAGCTCAACAGACATATCTTAGGAAAGGGAACACTCACAGGTGCTTATCTGGAGGCAGCTGATGCTAACAGAAAGCGTGATGGTGGAAATGCCCTTGATATGATAATCATGAACAGACATATACTGGGCAAATCAAAGATATCGCAGAATTAG
- a CDS encoding DUF1002 domain-containing protein gives MIRLIKKKAKSIVCSVLAAVTLFTMNPAVFATETATQTDTVSSVDVSGSDSSDAADKSNTDSTADSTTTAGSEANDKVTISKNDKPYLSLGADLTPDQRATVLGFMGIELTDLDKYDVVYVNNDEEHKYLDSYISKSEIGKRSLSSVLITEDKKGAGLSVSTHNINYCTVGMYKNALATAGIADAKIIVAGPFPISGTAALVGTLKAYEEMTGKKLDDKVTDAAMDELVTTGELNKSIDGDSKDIEAMIADLKKQLADGRLKDESQIKDAIKEAAKDYDLKLSDDDIAKLTSLLMKLKDANIDWDSVINQAQDWASKLGDKINDPGFWEKLGNFFMDLWDKIKSLFS, from the coding sequence ATGATTAGATTAATAAAGAAAAAAGCAAAGAGTATTGTATGTAGCGTGCTTGCTGCGGTGACACTGTTTACGATGAATCCGGCAGTATTTGCAACAGAGACAGCTACGCAGACTGATACAGTTTCAAGCGTTGATGTATCAGGCAGTGACAGCAGTGACGCAGCTGATAAGAGTAACACAGACAGTACTGCAGACAGCACAACGACAGCCGGCAGTGAGGCAAACGACAAGGTGACCATCAGCAAAAATGATAAGCCATACTTAAGTCTTGGAGCAGACCTCACACCGGATCAGAGAGCGACAGTGCTTGGATTTATGGGAATCGAGCTCACTGATCTGGACAAATACGATGTGGTCTATGTAAATAATGATGAGGAGCACAAGTACCTCGATTCATACATCAGCAAGAGCGAGATTGGCAAAAGATCACTTTCCTCAGTACTCATTACAGAGGATAAAAAGGGCGCGGGTCTTAGTGTTTCCACGCACAATATCAATTACTGTACGGTAGGAATGTACAAGAATGCGCTTGCCACAGCAGGCATAGCTGATGCTAAAATCATAGTCGCAGGCCCTTTCCCTATTTCCGGAACGGCAGCACTTGTAGGCACACTAAAGGCATACGAGGAGATGACAGGCAAGAAGCTTGACGACAAGGTGACAGACGCAGCGATGGATGAGCTTGTCACAACAGGAGAGCTCAACAAGAGCATTGACGGCGATTCGAAGGATATCGAGGCAATGATTGCAGACCTAAAGAAGCAGCTTGCCGATGGAAGGCTCAAGGATGAGAGCCAGATAAAGGATGCGATAAAGGAGGCTGCAAAGGATTACGACCTGAAGCTTTCTGATGATGATATTGCAAAGCTGACATCGCTTCTTATGAAGCTTAAGGATGCCAATATCGACTGGGATTCAGTCATCAACCAGGCACAGGACTGGGCATCAAAGCTTGGCGATAAGATAAATGACCCGGGCTTCTGGGAAAAGCTTGGTAACTTTTTCATGGATTTATGGGATAAGATAAAATCACTGTTCAGCTAG
- a CDS encoding S66 family peptidase → MRYPEFLKDRGTIGFVAPSMGCTTEPYRSAFDNAIKRFHSMGYKTIEGPNCRCDSGIGISNTPKKCAEELNESYVSADSDVLISCGGGELMCEVVPYIDFERVKQSKPKWYMGYSDNTNFTFLEATIADTAGIYGPCAGSFGMEVWHESLTDAFNLLCGRKLSFTNYPMWEKESIKDENAPFVGYNLTEKSCISSIPTVAKESRLTMRGRLLGGCMDCLINLLGTSFDHVREFNERYSDDGIIWFLEACDLNVMGMRRAMWQMKNAGWFSNVKGFLIGRPAHFGEEMFGIDHRQALSSLLREFNVPIIMDLDIGHMSPMMPVVCGSMADVSFDGSNFTISYDIEQ, encoded by the coding sequence ATGAGATACCCTGAATTTCTAAAGGATAGAGGAACAATAGGCTTTGTGGCGCCTTCGATGGGCTGTACAACAGAGCCGTACAGGAGTGCCTTTGACAATGCCATTAAAAGGTTTCACAGCATGGGTTATAAGACGATAGAGGGACCTAACTGCAGGTGCGACAGTGGCATAGGTATCAGCAATACACCTAAGAAGTGCGCAGAAGAGCTGAACGAGAGCTATGTTTCTGCTGACAGTGATGTGCTTATATCCTGTGGTGGTGGCGAGCTGATGTGCGAGGTAGTGCCTTATATTGATTTTGAGCGCGTGAAGCAGTCAAAGCCTAAATGGTACATGGGCTATTCCGACAACACGAATTTCACATTTTTGGAGGCTACTATTGCAGATACAGCAGGTATTTACGGGCCGTGTGCGGGCAGCTTTGGCATGGAGGTGTGGCATGAGTCACTTACCGATGCATTTAATCTGCTTTGTGGCAGGAAGCTTTCATTTACCAATTACCCTATGTGGGAGAAGGAATCGATAAAGGATGAGAATGCTCCGTTTGTGGGCTACAACCTGACTGAAAAGTCGTGCATCAGCTCTATTCCCACGGTGGCAAAGGAAAGCAGGCTTACCATGAGAGGCAGGCTGCTTGGTGGCTGCATGGATTGTCTTATCAATCTGCTTGGTACATCGTTTGACCATGTAAGGGAATTTAATGAGCGCTACAGTGATGATGGTATCATATGGTTCCTTGAGGCATGTGACCTTAATGTGATGGGCATGAGAAGGGCTATGTGGCAGATGAAAAATGCAGGATGGTTTTCAAATGTAAAGGGCTTTCTTATCGGACGCCCGGCGCACTTCGGAGAGGAAATGTTTGGCATAGACCACAGACAGGCGCTTTCATCACTGCTTAGAGAGTTTAATGTGCCAATCATCATGGATCTGGATATAGGTCATATGTCACCGATGATGCCTGTGGTATGCGGAAGCATGGCAGATGTCAGCTTCGACGGAAGCAACTTTACAATTTCGTATGATATAGAGCAGTAG
- a CDS encoding radical SAM protein, whose product MKNMNKYENCLLCPRKCGINRSTGQTGVCGVSSEIKVARAALHYWEEPCISGKRGSGAVFFSGCSLHCVFCQNREISDGKAGKVISKERLSDIFMELADKGANNINLVTPGQYIPDIVWAVNDAKSRGMKLPIIYNTSGYENVTELKLLEGIVDVYLPDFKYMDSTLSARYSRAKDYPSVAKQALSEMVRQQPDVVIDDATGLIQKGVIVRQLLLPGHVNDAKAVLKYLYDTYHDHVYISMMSQFTPIALKDYPEINRTVTRREYERLVDYALEIGITNAFIQEGDVAKDSFIPAFDCEGV is encoded by the coding sequence ATGAAAAATATGAATAAATACGAGAATTGCTTATTGTGTCCCAGAAAATGTGGCATAAACAGAAGCACCGGACAAACAGGCGTATGTGGCGTTTCATCTGAAATAAAGGTGGCGCGAGCAGCGCTTCATTACTGGGAGGAGCCGTGCATATCAGGAAAAAGAGGAAGCGGGGCAGTTTTTTTCTCAGGCTGCAGCCTGCACTGCGTGTTCTGCCAGAACAGGGAGATTTCTGACGGAAAAGCGGGAAAGGTGATCAGTAAAGAGAGGCTGAGTGATATCTTTATGGAACTTGCTGACAAAGGCGCAAATAATATCAATCTGGTCACACCGGGGCAGTATATCCCTGATATAGTGTGGGCGGTAAACGATGCAAAAAGCCGCGGCATGAAGCTTCCTATTATATACAATACGAGCGGATATGAAAATGTGACAGAGCTAAAGCTGCTTGAGGGTATAGTGGATGTGTATCTTCCGGATTTTAAATATATGGACAGTACGCTTTCGGCAAGGTATTCAAGGGCAAAAGATTATCCGTCTGTCGCAAAGCAGGCGCTTTCAGAGATGGTCAGGCAGCAGCCGGATGTCGTGATTGACGATGCGACAGGACTCATACAAAAGGGAGTTATTGTGCGACAGCTTCTACTGCCGGGACATGTGAATGATGCAAAGGCTGTACTTAAGTACCTGTATGATACATATCATGATCACGTATATATAAGCATGATGAGCCAGTTTACGCCGATTGCACTAAAGGATTATCCTGAGATAAACCGCACAGTGACAAGGAGAGAGTATGAAAGGCTTGTTGACTATGCCCTCGAAATAGGAATCACGAATGCATTTATACAGGAGGGTGACGTGGCAAAGGACAGCTTCATTCCGGCATTTGACTGTGAGGGAGTATAA